A genome region from Melospiza melodia melodia isolate bMelMel2 chromosome 28, bMelMel2.pri, whole genome shotgun sequence includes the following:
- the LOC134430253 gene encoding LOW QUALITY PROTEIN: prolargin-like (The sequence of the model RefSeq protein was modified relative to this genomic sequence to represent the inferred CDS: inserted 1 base in 1 codon): MRATLAFLLPLALALAASGQRRKPPRRPTRPPLPFEEPVEPTELPPPLPPGPPSVFPDCPRECYCPPDFPSALYCDSRNLRTVPVIPARIHYLYLQNNFIADLPEESFRNATGLKWVNLDNNRIRKVDRKVLEKLENLIFLYMERNQLKEVPAFLPPNLEQLRLSRNQISKIPPGVFXKLENLVLLDLHHNKLSDGVFNKNTFKGLKNLMQLNLAHNILRKMPPGVPSAIHQLFLDRNNIEDIPSDYFKEFPNLAFIRLNYNQISDKGLPKNSFNLTNLLVLHLAHNKLTNVPFISPKLEHLYLNNNSIEKINGTQICPTSLVSVQDFSPSDLDSVPRLRYLRLDGNLLKPPIPLDLMLCFRLLQSVVF, from the exons ATGAGGGCGACCCTTGCGTTCCTCCTCCCGCTGGCGCTGGCGCTGGCGGCGAGCGGGCAGCGCCGCAAACCGCCCCGCCGGCCCACCCGGCCTCCCTTGCCCTTCGAGGAGCCCgtggagcccacagagctgccccctcccctccctccggGCCCCCCGTCCGTGTTCCCCGACTGCCCGCGCGAGTGCTACTGCCCGCCCGACTTCCCGTCGGCGCTGTACTGCGACAGCCGCAACCTGCGCACGGTGCCCGTCATCCCCGCGCGCATCCACTACCTGTACCTGCAGAACAACTTCATCGCCGACCTGCCCGAGGAGTCCTTCCGCAACGCCACCGGCCTCAAGTGGGTCAACCTGGACAACAACCGCATCCGCAAGGTGGACAGGAAGGTGCTGGAGAAGCTGGAGAACCTCATCTTCCTCTACATGGAGAGGAACCAGCTGAAGGAGGTGCCCGCCTTCCTGCCGCCCAACCTGGAGCAGCTGAGGCTCAGCAGGAATCAGATCTCCAAGATCCCTCCCGGGGTCT ACAAGCTGGAGAACCTGGTGCTGCTGGACCTGCACCACAACAAGCTGAGCGACGGCGTCTTCAACAAGAACACCTTCAAGGGGCTCAAGAACCTCATGCAGCTCAACCTGGCACACAACATCCTGAGGAAGATGCCCCCCGGCGTGCCCAGCGCCATCCACCAGCTCTTCCTGGACAGGAACAACATCGAGGACATCCCCAGCGATTATTTCAAGGAGTTTCCCAACCTGGCTTTCATCCGGCTCAACTACAACCAGATCTCGGACAAGGGGCTGCCCAAAAATTCCTTCAACCTCACCAACCTGCTGGTGCTGCACCTGGCCCACAACAAGCTCACCAACGTGCCCTTCATCAGCCCCAAGCTGGAGCACCTCTACCTGAACAACAACTCCATCGAGA aAATCAACGGCACCCAGATCTGCCCCACCTCGCTGGTGTCCGTCCAGGATTTCTCTCCCTCGGATCTGGACAGCGTGCCCCGGCTGCGCTACCTGCGGCTGGACGGGAACCTGCTGAAGCCGCCCATCCCTCTGGACCTGATGCTGTGTTTCCGCCTGCTGCAGTCCGTGGTGTTTTAG
- the LOC134430351 gene encoding LOW QUALITY PROTEIN: opticin-like (The sequence of the model RefSeq protein was modified relative to this genomic sequence to represent the inferred CDS: inserted 2 bases in 2 codons; deleted 2 bases in 2 codons) translates to MCLLGWLGVAALCLGTLWVAPAKDRRKEEKPKAELSLFENXDLDNYDVTLESYGDILDLSNYEELYDYGDLVPKIEVGTLAPRPKDPKTLPELAETTSGTPKLQPPSSAGPVPPAPIPRQGLPSCVLCLCLGSSVYCDDAGLEQIPALPPDTAYLYARFNRIGAVRAGDFRGLEKLKRIDLSSNSISWADADAFRGLPSLQELLLPENLLTALPELPRGLVRLDVRLNRIPSAGLRPEAFRDLKQLQFLHLSDNQLDFIPVPLPESLRSLHLQNNNIQTMHEDTFCDSQEXGQIRRVLEDIRLDGNPINLSLFPNAFSCLPRLPTGRFS, encoded by the exons ATGTGtctcctgggctggctgggggtggccgccctgtgcttggggacactttgggtggCGCCAGCCAAGGAcaggaggaaggaggagaaaCCCAAGGCTGAGCTGAGCCTCTTTGAGA CTGACTTGGACAACTACGACGTGACCCTGGAGAGCTATGGGGACATCCTGGACCTGAGCAACTACGAGGAGCTCTATGACTACGGGGACCTTGTCCCCAAG ATCGAGGTTGGCACCTTGGCTCCCCGGCCCAAggaccccaaaaccctcccagagcTGGCTGAAACCACatctggaaccccaaaa ctgcagCCCCCAAGCAGTGCTGGCCCCGTGCCCCCAGCGCCCATCCCCAGACAAG GGCTGCCCAGCTGcgtgctgtgcctgtgcctg ggcagcTCGGTGTACTGCGACGACGCGGGGCTGGAGCAGATCCCGGCGCTGCCCCCGGACACCGCGTACCTGTACGCCCGCTTCAACCGCATCGGGGCCGTGCGCGCCGGCGACTTCCGCGGCCTCG AGAAGCTGAAGCGCATCGACCTGAGCAGCAATTCCATCTCGTGGGCGGACGCGGACGCCTTCCGGGGGCTGCCgagcctgcaggagctgctgctgcccgagAACCTCCTGACGGCGCTGCCCGAGCTGCCCCGCGGCCTCGTGCGCCTGGACGTGCGCCTCAACCGcatccccagtgctgggctgcgCCCCGAGGCCTTCCGG gacctgaagcagctgcagTTCCTCCATCTCTCCGATAACCAGCTGGATTTTATCCCGGTGCCCCTTCCCGAGAGCTTGCGCTCCCTGCACCTCCAG AACAACAACATCCAGACGATGCACGAGGACACGTTctgtgacagccagg caggccaGATCCGCCGGGTGCTCGAGGACATCCGCCTGGACGGGAACCCCATCAACCTCAGCCTCTTCCCCAACgccttctcctgcctgccccGCCTGCCCACCGGCCGCTTCtcctga
- the LOC134430313 gene encoding LOW QUALITY PROTEIN: prolargin-like (The sequence of the model RefSeq protein was modified relative to this genomic sequence to represent the inferred CDS: inserted 2 bases in 2 codons; deleted 1 base in 1 codon), giving the protein MRATLAFLLPLALALAASGQRRKPPRRPTRPPLPFEEPVEPTELPPPLPPGPPSVFPECPRECYCPPDFPSALYCDSRNLRTVPVIPARIHYLYLQNNFIADLPEESFRNATGLKWVNLDNNRIRKVDRKVLEKLENLIFLYMERNQLKEVPAFLPPNLEQLRLSRNQISKIPPGVFNKLENLVLLDLHHNKLSDGVFNKNTFKGLKNLMQLNLAHNILRKMPPGVPSXIHQLFLDRNNIEDIPSDYFKEFPNLAFIRLNYNQISDKGLPKNSFNLTNLLVLHLAHNKLTNVPFISPKLEHLYLNNNSIEKINGTQICPTSLVSVQDFSPSDLXSVPRLRYLRLDGNLLKPPIPLDLMLCFRLLQSVVF; this is encoded by the exons ATGAGGGCGACCCTTGCGTTCCTCCTCCCGCTGGCGCTGGCGCTGGCGGCGAGCGGGCAGCGCCGCAAACCGCCCCGCCGGCCCACCCGGCCTCCCTTGCCCTTCGAGGAGCCCgtggagcccacagagctgccccctcccctccctccggGCCCCCCGTCCGTGTTCCCCGAA TGCCCGCGCGAGTGCTACTGCCCGCCCGACTTCCCGTCGGCGCTGTACTGCGACAGCCGCAACCTGCGCACGGTGCCCGTCATCCCCGCGCGCATCCACTACCTGTACCTGCAGAACAACTTCATCGCCGACCTGCCCGAGGAGTCCTTCCGCAACGCCACCGGCCTCAAGTGGGTCAACCTGGACAACAACCGCATCCGCAAGGTGGACAGGAAGGTGCTGGAGAAGCTGGAGAACCTCATCTTCCTCTACATGGAGAGGAACCAGCTGAAGGAGGTGCCCGCCTTCCTGCCGCCCAACCTGGAGCAGCTGAGGCTCAGCAGGAATCAGATCTCCAAGATCCCTCCCGGGGTCTTCAACAAGCTGGAGAACCTGGTGCTGCTGGACCTGCACCACAACAAGCTGAGCGACGGCGTCTTCAACAAGAACACCTTCAAGGGGCTCAAGAACCTCATGCAGCTCAACCTGGCCCACAACATCCTGAGGAAGATGCCCCCCGGCGTGCCCA GCATCCACCAGCTCTTCCTGGACAGGAACAACATCGAGGACATCCCCAGCGATTATTTCAAGGAGTTTCCCAACCTGGCTTTCATCCGGCTCAACTACAACCAGATCTCGGACAAGGGGCTGCCCAAAAATTCCTTCAACCTCACCAACCTGCTGGTGCTGCACCTGGCCCACAACAAGCTCACCAACGTGCCCTTCATCAGCCCCAAGCTGGAGCACCTCTACCTGAACAACAACTCCATCGAGA AAATCAACGGCACCCAGATCTGCCCCACCTCGCTGGTGTCCGTCCAGGATTTCTCTCCCTCGGACC ACAGCGTGCCCCGGCTGCGCTACCTGCGGCTGGACGGGAACCTGCTGAAGCCGCCCATCCCTCTGGACCTGATGCTGTGTTTCCGCCTGCTGCAGTCCGTGGTGTTTTAG